One part of the Eubalaena glacialis isolate mEubGla1 chromosome 19, mEubGla1.1.hap2.+ XY, whole genome shotgun sequence genome encodes these proteins:
- the NOG gene encoding noggin produces MERCPSLGVTLYALVVVLGLRAAPAGGQHYLHIRPAPSDNLPLVDLIEHPDPIFDPKEKDLNETLLRSLLGGHYDPGFMATSPPEDRPGGGGVAAGGAEDLAELDQLLRQRPSGAMPSEIKGLEFSEGLAPGKKQRLSKKLRRKLQMWLWSQTFCPVLYAWNDLGSRFWPRYVKVGSCFSKRSCSVPEGMVCKPSKSVHLTVLRWRCQRRGGQRCGWIPIQYPIISECKCSC; encoded by the coding sequence ATGGAGCGctgccccagcctgggggtcacCCTCTACGCCCTGGTGGTGGTCCTGGGGCTGCGGGCGGCACCGGCCGGCGGCCAGCACTATCTCCACATCCGCCCGGCTCCCAGCGACAACCTGCCCCTGGTGGACCTCATCGAACACCCGGACCCTATCTTTGACCCCAAGGAGAAGGATCTGAACGAGACGCTGCTGCGCTCGCTGCTCGGGGGCCACTACGACCCGGGCTTCATGGCCACCTCTCCCCCCGAGGACcggcccggcgggggcggggtggcGGCCGGGGGCGCCGAGGACCTGGCGGAGCTGGACCAGCTGCTGCGGCAGCGGCCGTCGGGGGCCATGCCGAGCGAGATCAAAGGGCTGGAGTTCTCCGAGGGCTTGGCCCCGGGCAAGAAGCAACGCCTGAGCAAGAAGCTGCGGAGGAAGTTACAGATGTGGCTGTGGTCGCAGACCTTTTGCCCGGTGCTGTACGCCTGGAACGACCTGGGCAGCCGCTTTTGGCCGCGCTACGTGAAGGTGGGCAGCTGCTTCAGCAAGCGCTCGTGCTCCGTGCCAGAGGGCATGGTGTGCAAGCCGTCCAAGTCCGTGCACCTCACGGTGCTGCGGTGGCGCTGTCAGCGGCGCGGGGGCCAGCGCTGCGGCTGGATTCCCATCCAGTACCCCATCATTTCCGAGTGCAAGTGCTCATGCTAG